A genomic window from Solanum dulcamara chromosome 11, daSolDulc1.2, whole genome shotgun sequence includes:
- the LOC129874373 gene encoding phosphate transporter PHO1 homolog 3-like produces the protein MKFGKEFASQMVPEWQEAYMDYNYLKGVLKDISCFKKKNAPLPEVAATPKGSLKRRISMYRAFSGLQSRFSFKGSPGRSDNEDEEVILVSSLQQEGSQGHHQTMFLMSSEQGGEYEMVFFRRLDDEFNKVITFYKKKVGEVKAEADELSKQMDALIALRIMVDKPSIAMHSDQVMMDPSTNDDSTLSPASVVPTHMRSPGGSHMEAIQEVEMTGEEILEEESTSEKREKAKKNLMGFRPAPIEILDNVKINIDPATPISTLKNVIKCSKANLKFSKDELRKAEEQMKKALVEFYKKLRLLKSYRFLNVLAFSKILKKYDKTTSRKASKSYSDMVDKSDLGNSDEINKLIERVEVTFVKHFVNGNRRKGMKYLRPQAKRETHRVTFFMGLFSGCSIALVAAIVVAIRAGHLLEHVGRGQYMDNIFPLYSLFGYIVLHMLMYGANVYYWKRFRVNYPFIFGFKQGTELGYKQVFLLASGLSVLALAAALSNLDMDMNPTTKSFETMKELIPLLLVFVLILITFCPLNILYRSSRFFLLRTAWHCLCAPLYKVTLPDFILADQLTSQVQAIRSLQFYVCYYVWGNFKTRSSTCQDSSVYQILYIVVAIIPFWSRFIQCLRRLFEEKDSMQGLNSLKYFSTIVALVMRTLYDQKRGTFWKVMAASTSGITTVANTYWDLVIDWGLLQRNSKNPWLRDKLLVPHKIVYFVAIVLDILLRLVWMQLVLDFQELPHLHKKAFVAIVACLEILRRGLWNFFRLENEHLNNVGKYRVSKSVPLPFNYDEDKSM, from the exons atgaaattTGGGAAAGAATTTGCTTCCCAAATGGTTCCTGAATGGCAAGAAGCCTACATGGATTATAATTATCTAAAGGGTGTGTTGAAAGACATATCATGTTTCAAGAAGAAAAATGCACCATTACCTGAAGTTGCAGCCACCCCAAAAGGCTCATTAAAGAGAAGGATATCTATGTACAGAGCTTTTAGTGGATTACAAAGTAGATTCAGTTTCAAAGGTTCTCCTGGTAGAAGTGAcaatgaagatgaagaagttatTTTAGTAAGTTCACTGCAGCAAGAAGGATCCCAAGGACACCATCAAACTATGTTTCTTATGTCATCTGAACAAGGTGGAGAATATGAGATGGTTTTCTTTAGAAGACTTGATGATGAATTCAACAAGGTGATAACTTTTTACAAGAAAAAAGTAGGGGAAGTGAAGGCTGAAGCTGATGAGTTGAGTAAACAAATGGATGCACTTATTGCTCTAAGAATTATGGTTGATAAACCTTCAATTGCAATGCACAGTGACCAAGTGATGATGGATCCTTCAACCAATGATGATAGTACTTTGTCTCCAGCATCAGTGGTTCCTACTCATATGAGAAGTCCAG GTGGGTCACATATGGAGGCAATTCAAGAAGTTGAGATGACTGGTGAAGAAATTCTAGAAGAGGAATCAACATcagagaaaagagagaaagcAAAGAAGAATCTCATGGGTTTTAGGCCTGCTccaattgagattttggacAATGTAAAAATCAATATTGATCCCGCAACACCTATCTCGACTTTGAAAAATGTGATCAAGTGTTCAAAAGCAAACTTAAAATTCAGCAAAGATGAACTTAGAAAAGCTGAagaacaaatgaaaaaggctttGGTTGAGTTCTATAAAAAGCTTAGACTTCTGAAAAGCTACCG TTTCTTAAACGTGTTGGCGTTCTCCAAGATCTTGAAGAAGTATGATAAG ACCACTTCAAGGAAAGCTTCTAAATCATACTCAGATATGGTTGATAAATCTGATCTTGGTAACTCAGATGAG ATTAACAAGCTCATAGAAAGAGTGGAGGTTACGTTCGTAAAACATTTTGTCAATGGAAATCGAAGGAAAGGAATGAaatatttaagaccacaagCTAAAAGAGAGACTCATCGAGTAACATTTTTCATGG GTTTGTTCTCTGGCTGCTCAATAGCATTAGTGGCAGCTATTGTTGTAGCGATACGTGCAGGGCACCTTCTAGAGCATGTCGGTCGCGGGCAGTATATGGATAACATATTTCCACTCTATAG CCTATTTGGATACATTGTCCTCCATATGCTCATGTACGGGGCGAATGTATACTACTGGAAGCGTTTTCGGGTCAATTATCCCTTCATATTTGGCTTCAAGCAGGGAACAGAGTTGGGTTACAAACAAGTTTTCCTCCTTGCTTCTGGTCTTTCAGTACTTGCATTGGCTGCTGCACTCTCCAACCTGGATATGGATATGAACCCGACAACAAAAAGTTTTGAGACAATGAAAGAGCTGATCCCACTTCTGTTGGTGTTT GTTCTTATTTTGATAACTTTTTGTCCTCTGAACATTTTATATCGTTCAAGTCGTTTCTTCTTGTTAAGAACTGCCTGGCACTGCCTATGCGCTCCCCTCTATAAG GTTACTCTTCCAGATTTCATCTTGGCAGATCAACTTACCAGCCAG GTTCAAGCAATTAGAAGTTTGCAATTCTATGTCTGCTACTATGTATGGGGAAACTTCAAAACAAGATCAAGCACATGTCAAGACAGCAGTGTTTACCAGATCTTATACATAGTCGTTGCAATTATTCCCTTTTGGTCTCGGTTTATTCAG TGTCTTCGTCGCTTATTTGAAGAGAAAGATTCGATGCAGGGGCTTAATAGcctcaaatatttctcaactATTGTTGCTCTTGTAATGAGGACACTATATGATCAGAAGAGAGGAACCTTTTGGAAAGTAATGGCAGCATCAACTTCAGGAATTACTACAGTTGCAAACACTTACTGGGACCTTGTCATAGATTGGGGTCTATTGCAAAGGAATTCCAAAAATCCCTGGTTGAGAGACAAGCTACTTGTGCCACACAAGATTGTCTACTTTGTTGCCATT GTTCTTGACATTCTTCTTAGACTAGTATGGATGCAGTTGGTTCTAGATTTTCAAGAACTACCTCATCTGCACAAGAAAGCTTTTGTTGCAATTGTTGCCTGTTTGGAAATCCTTCGCCGAGGCTTGTGGAACTTTTTCAG GTTGGAAAATGAGCACTTAAATAACGTTGGGAAATATCGTGTCTCCAAGTCTGTACCACTCCCTTTCAACTACGACGAAGACAAGAGTATGTAA
- the LOC129875228 gene encoding SPX domain-containing protein 4-like: protein MKFGKEFTTHLEETLPEWRDKYLCYKPLKKLLKHLPSTGDNLPDGGENPPAPLPPPPHLQDWFVRILNEELDKFNDFYVDKEEEFIIRLQELKERIERVKEKSGKDGVLTKDSEFSDEVMGIRKDFVAIHGEMVLLKNYSSLNFAGLVKILKKFDKRTGRLLRLPFTQLALDQPFFTTEPLNRLVRECEENLELLFPLEAEVVESDATAGGTTSYASNVSLALPLGEDNVDIYRSTLAAIKAIQGLKKASSTYNPLSFSYIFGNQDNDSTGAITAENSDSDQLVASQSDKDTGQEDSHPPE, encoded by the exons ATGAAATTCGGGAAAGAGTTTACAACGCATTTAGAAGAAACCCTACCCGAATGGAGGGACAAGTATTTGTGTTACAAACCCCTGAAGAAGCTTCTCAAGCACCTTCCTTCTACCGGCGATAATCTTCCTGACGGCGGTGAGAATCCTCCTGCTCCGCTTCCACCTCCGCCGCACTTGCAGGACTGGTTCGTCAGAATTCTCAATGAGGAACTTGACAAATTCAACGATTTTTATGTCGATAAAGAGGAGGAATTTATTATTCGTTTACag GAATTGAAGGAACGAATTGAAAGAGTGAAGGAGAAGAGTGGCAAAGATGGAGTTCTCACAAAAGACAGTGAATTTAGTGATGAAGTGATGGGTATACGTAAAGACTTTGTTGCCATACACGGGGAGATGGTTCTTCTTAAAAATTACAGCTCTCTAAATTTTGCAG GTCTTGTTAAGATTTTGAAGAAGTTTGATAAAAGAACTGGGAGATTGTTGCGTCTTCCTTTCACACAACTTGCTCTTGATCAGCCCTTCTTTACAACGGAGCCTCTAAATAGATTAGTTCGTGAGTGTGAGGAAAATCTTGAGCTCCTATTTCCTTTGGAAGCAGAAGTTGTAGAATCAGATGCTACTGCAGGAGGAACTACTTCTTATGCTTCAAATGTTTCTTTGGCACTGCCACTTGGGGAAGATAATGTGGATATATATCGAAGTACACTTGCGGCAATCAAAGCTATTCAGGGACTGAAGAAGGCAAGCTCCACATATAATCCACTATCATTTTCATATATCTTTGGTAACCAAGATAATGATAGCACAGGCGCTATAACTGCAGAAAACTCTGATTCAGACCAGTTGGTTGCCTCTCAGAGTGATAAAGATACAGGTCAAGAGGATTCCCATCCACCGGAATAG